In Methylomagnum ishizawai, one DNA window encodes the following:
- a CDS encoding phage tail protein, giving the protein MDGYIGQITTFAGTFAPRNWHFCDGTVLPIQQYAALYSIIGTTYGGDGRSNFALPDLRGRTIVGAGSGPGLSPRVPGTKSGAETVTLSIAQIPAHTHALTAQANVSIPGTKASTSAGNQSSPAGNILSVPSDGGGLGVQPYAPTATANTTMGDSASATASFSNAPTTATGGGGSHDNMQPYLALNYIICLTGLYPARS; this is encoded by the coding sequence ATGGATGGTTATATCGGACAAATCACCACTTTCGCGGGCACTTTCGCGCCACGCAATTGGCATTTTTGTGATGGAACAGTCCTACCAATACAGCAATACGCCGCGCTGTACTCCATAATAGGCACCACCTATGGTGGCGATGGCAGGAGCAACTTCGCCCTGCCCGACCTGAGGGGCCGGACGATAGTCGGTGCCGGCTCTGGCCCAGGGCTGTCCCCCCGCGTCCCGGGAACCAAAAGCGGTGCGGAAACCGTCACGCTGTCCATCGCCCAAATCCCGGCCCACACCCATGCCCTGACCGCCCAGGCCAACGTCTCCATCCCCGGCACCAAGGCGTCCACCAGTGCCGGCAACCAGTCGTCCCCGGCCGGTAACATCCTGTCCGTTCCCTCGGACGGTGGCGGCCTCGGCGTCCAACCCTATGCCCCGACCGCCACCGCCAACACCACGATGGGCGATTCCGCCAGCGCCACCGCCAGCTTCAGCAACGCGCCCACCACCGCCACCGGCGGCGGCGGCTCCCACGACAATATGCAACCCTACTTGGCCTTGAACTACATTATCTGCCTCACCGGCCTGTATCCAGCCCGGTCATAA
- a CDS encoding DVUA0089 family protein: protein MSKLPSLTPAALLIYATLHASATWAAPIQFSGDFTQDNDEQFFTFTLTSAADLTLTTTSYTTGGFAPWLYLWDSTGTYVGESANGSGDSEASISLTGQRADTYYAALVQWHNTPNSLDFPGAPASFDSVFDPALFTHYGSAPTDTNYTALDTGCDGGGLGVAYFYDADPLSFCASRTGHWALDIESTALSATSLYPVPEPATLALVLTGLAGCAPIARRRAAAYKA, encoded by the coding sequence ATGAGCAAGCTTCCTTCCTTGACCCCGGCGGCGTTATTGATATATGCCACCTTGCACGCATCCGCCACTTGGGCGGCACCCATCCAGTTCTCGGGCGATTTCACCCAGGACAATGACGAACAATTCTTCACCTTCACACTCACCAGCGCAGCCGATCTCACCCTGACCACCACCTCCTATACCACGGGCGGCTTCGCGCCTTGGCTATATCTTTGGGATTCCACCGGCACCTACGTCGGCGAATCCGCGAACGGTTCCGGCGATTCGGAGGCTTCGATCAGCTTGACCGGCCAGCGGGCCGATACCTACTACGCCGCACTGGTCCAATGGCACAACACTCCCAACTCGTTGGATTTCCCCGGCGCCCCGGCCAGCTTCGACAGCGTGTTCGATCCCGCCTTGTTCACCCATTACGGTTCCGCTCCCACCGATACCAATTACACCGCGCTTGACACCGGTTGCGATGGGGGTGGCCTCGGGGTGGCTTATTTCTACGATGCCGATCCCCTCAGCTTCTGCGCCTCGCGCACCGGCCATTGGGCGCTTGACATCGAAAGTACCGCCCTCTCGGCGACCAGCCTCTATCCCGTCCCCGAACCGGCCACCCTGGCTTTGGTATTGACTGGCCTTGCGGGCTGCGCCCCCATCGCCCGCCGCCGTGCCGCGGCGTATAAGGCTTAA
- a CDS encoding Nif11 family protein produces MPDTAAILDALRHTLQQDPALQDRLFALEDPDAFAAALARLGGDTGQPIAVDALLEAMRQGRREWIERDMPW; encoded by the coding sequence ATGCCCGACACCGCGGCCATCCTCGACGCCTTGCGCCACACCCTCCAACAAGACCCCGCCTTGCAAGACCGGCTGTTCGCCCTCGAAGACCCCGACGCATTCGCGGCGGCGCTGGCGCGGCTGGGCGGGGACACCGGCCAACCCATCGCCGTGGACGCGCTGCTGGAGGCGATGCGGCAAGGAAGGCGCGAATGGATCGAAAGGGACATGCCATGGTGA
- a CDS encoding ribonucleotide-diphosphate reductase subunit beta — translation MLNWEDPLATFASRTPPPPFPVPVAEPTPAPYNPRPAPAAAGPGGATGLESIELGAKRIQVDDKRIINCRADLNQLVPFKYKWAWQKYLDACANHWMPQEINMNADIALWKSQDRLTPDERMIIKRNLGFFSTADSLVANNLVLAVYRHITNPECRQYLLRQAFEEALHTHAYQYVVESLAMDEGEVFNMYRELPAVARKAEWALPFTRSLGDPQFHTGTPEADQRLLRDLIAFYVIFEGIFFYVGFTQILSMGRRNKMTGTAEQFQYILRDESMHMNFGIDVINQIKLENPHLWSPSFQQEMLQTIREAVEIEIQYAYDTMPRGVLGLNAPMFEDYLKFIANRRCAQIGLPEQYPGAGNPFPWMSEILDLKKEKNFFETRVTEYQTGGALNWD, via the coding sequence ATGCTGAACTGGGAAGACCCTTTGGCCACCTTCGCCTCCCGGACGCCACCGCCGCCTTTCCCGGTCCCCGTAGCCGAACCCACCCCGGCCCCATACAATCCCCGCCCGGCCCCGGCGGCGGCCGGACCCGGTGGCGCGACCGGACTCGAAAGCATCGAACTAGGGGCCAAGCGCATCCAGGTGGACGACAAGCGCATCATCAATTGCCGCGCCGACCTCAACCAACTCGTGCCATTCAAGTACAAATGGGCTTGGCAGAAATACCTGGATGCCTGCGCCAACCACTGGATGCCGCAGGAAATCAACATGAACGCCGACATCGCCCTCTGGAAAAGCCAGGACAGGCTGACCCCGGACGAGCGCATGATCATCAAGCGCAACCTGGGCTTCTTCTCCACCGCCGATTCCCTGGTGGCGAACAATCTGGTGCTGGCGGTCTACCGCCACATCACCAACCCCGAATGCCGCCAATACCTGCTGCGCCAAGCCTTCGAGGAAGCCCTGCACACCCACGCCTACCAGTACGTGGTGGAATCCCTGGCGATGGACGAGGGCGAGGTCTTCAACATGTACCGGGAGCTGCCCGCCGTGGCCCGCAAGGCCGAATGGGCGTTGCCCTTCACCCGCTCCCTGGGCGATCCCCAGTTCCACACCGGCACGCCCGAAGCCGATCAGCGCCTGCTGCGCGACCTCATCGCCTTCTATGTGATCTTCGAGGGCATCTTCTTCTATGTCGGCTTCACCCAGATATTGTCGATGGGCCGCCGCAACAAGATGACCGGGACCGCCGAGCAGTTCCAGTACATCCTGCGCGACGAATCGATGCACATGAATTTCGGCATCGACGTCATCAACCAGATCAAGCTCGAAAACCCGCACTTGTGGAGCCCATCCTTCCAACAGGAGATGTTGCAAACCATCCGCGAGGCGGTCGAGATCGAAATCCAGTACGCCTACGACACGATGCCGCGCGGCGTCCTCGGGTTGAACGCGCCGATGTTCGAGGACTACCTGAAATTCATCGCCAACCGCCGCTGCGCCCAGATCGGCCTGCCCGAGCAATATCCGGGGGCCGGCAATCCCTTCCCCTGGATGAGCGAAATCCTCGACCTCAAGAAGGAAAAGAACTTCTTCGAGACTCGGGTGACCGAATACCAGACCGGCGGCGCATTGAACTGGGATTGA
- a CDS encoding Rha family transcriptional regulator, producing MSTQDTAPVAPIVALTDGVPTTTTLAIAEGAKTEHASVIKLVRTYLADLEEFGRVAFETRSQAKSNSGFEIANSDKGSDLKSNPSGAGRPTEYARLNEQQTTLLFTYMKNTPIVRGFKRRLVREFYDMARSLRETAPVSLPSPVLSRILLTLDGGRVVKSEPVPDDAQVCSIAYFRELAALRGFRLISPRNWLDVCEVLGMVGDEHMPALARYATGRMANP from the coding sequence ATGTCTACCCAAGACACCGCCCCAGTTGCGCCCATCGTCGCCCTGACCGATGGCGTTCCCACGACCACCACCCTCGCCATCGCCGAAGGCGCGAAGACCGAACACGCCAGCGTCATCAAGCTGGTTCGGACCTACCTTGCCGACCTGGAGGAATTTGGAAGGGTCGCGTTTGAAACGCGATCCCAAGCCAAATCCAATTCTGGATTTGAAATCGCGAATTCCGACAAAGGGTCCGATTTGAAATCCAACCCTTCCGGCGCTGGCCGTCCCACCGAATACGCCCGCCTGAACGAGCAGCAAACCACCCTGCTGTTCACCTACATGAAGAACACCCCCATCGTGCGCGGCTTCAAGCGGCGGTTGGTTCGGGAGTTCTACGACATGGCCCGGTCGCTGCGCGAGACCGCGCCCGTATCCCTCCCGTCCCCCGTCCTATCCCGCATCCTGCTGACCCTCGACGGCGGCAGGGTCGTCAAGTCCGAACCTGTCCCCGACGACGCGCAGGTTTGTTCCATCGCCTACTTCCGGGAATTGGCCGCGCTCAGGGGCTTCCGCCTGATAAGTCCCCGCAACTGGCTGGACGTGTGCGAGGTGCTGGGTATGGTCGGCGACGAACACATGCCCGCCCTGGCCCGGTATGCGACCGGGCGCATGGCCAATCCCTGA
- a CDS encoding sulfotransferase, producing MDRKGHAMVSPQDPLRGWIPFYLKHDQVHWGYMGRERFVEPFCLDTLHKLAGRPFNRLLRQRTGLETLLERAASHPGLPVRGLVFHMSRCGSTLAAQSLATLDDAVVLSEPPILDTLLQWLATSPELDAAHGPALLRGLLSALGQPRRAEDRRLFVKTDGWHMCHGERLLAAFPGTPWVFLHRDPVEVLVSQARMLSAFAVPGGLVHHGLHPPMELPSQPLEHSAWVLGQILRAASAALDQYPGGLLLGYDQLPDGLDTRLAEHFGLALDGAALAAWQAVRARDAKLPGQSFRPDSADKQASATPAIRAAAARWLDAPYAELLRRKAPAA from the coding sequence ATGGATCGAAAGGGACATGCCATGGTGAGTCCGCAAGACCCGCTGCGCGGCTGGATTCCGTTCTATCTCAAGCACGACCAGGTGCATTGGGGCTATATGGGGCGGGAACGCTTCGTCGAACCCTTCTGCCTGGACACCCTGCACAAACTGGCCGGGCGGCCTTTCAACCGGCTACTGCGCCAGCGCACCGGCCTGGAGACCTTACTGGAACGGGCGGCAAGCCATCCCGGCCTGCCGGTGCGCGGCTTGGTCTTCCATATGAGCCGTTGCGGTTCCACCCTCGCCGCCCAATCCCTGGCGACCCTGGACGATGCGGTCGTGCTGTCGGAGCCGCCGATCCTCGACACCTTGCTGCAATGGTTGGCCACCTCGCCCGAATTGGACGCCGCCCACGGCCCGGCTTTGCTGCGGGGGCTATTGTCCGCCCTCGGCCAACCCCGGCGGGCGGAAGACCGCCGGTTGTTCGTGAAAACCGACGGCTGGCACATGTGCCATGGCGAACGGCTACTCGCGGCCTTCCCCGGAACACCCTGGGTTTTCCTCCACCGCGACCCGGTGGAAGTGCTGGTTTCGCAAGCCCGGATGCTGAGCGCCTTCGCCGTGCCGGGCGGTTTGGTCCACCACGGCCTGCACCCGCCGATGGAATTGCCGAGCCAACCCCTGGAACACAGCGCCTGGGTGCTGGGCCAAATCCTACGCGCCGCCAGCGCCGCCCTGGACCAATACCCAGGCGGTTTGCTGCTCGGTTACGACCAACTGCCCGACGGCCTGGATACGCGGCTGGCGGAACATTTCGGCCTGGCGTTGGATGGAGCGGCGCTCGCCGCTTGGCAAGCCGTCCGCGCCCGCGACGCCAAGCTTCCGGGACAAAGTTTCCGGCCCGATTCCGCCGACAAACAAGCCAGCGCCACCCCGGCCATCCGCGCCGCGGCGGCCCGCTGGCTGGACGCGCCCTATGCCGAATTGCTGAGGCGCAAGGCACCCGCCGCTTGA
- a CDS encoding beta strand repeat-containing protein, with translation MKLQSTPLRAVLALTGFLPTTAVHAFTAPVVADTFIQSNNPTSTGGTGTLLKVIASGGIVNKTLLRFDLSGLPATLTSADIAKATLVLFANNATTSGPLVVEPITSSWNEATATYTTAPTVGSAIGTTTNPSTNGYVTLDVTAEVGNWVDGVANDGLMIEPGAATMGVTLDSKESTGTSHPAYIEIALKSGGVTSVGATAPLSATGSTTPTIALTGIVDDTHVSDSLTLTGGSIDSVVIGGSAQAAGHFTTLTATGGFLNDVTIGNATPAAGSFTSLTASSGFLNGVIIGGSTQAAGSFTTLTATGGFLNGVTIGGSTQAAGSFTTLTATGGFLNGVTIGNATPAAGSFSSLGVGTTTPDASAALEIASTTKGLLPPRMTTAQRTAIATPATGLVVYDTDLSALQLYNGSAWAGLGGTSGVTSINVSSPLTKTGSSTAPTIGLGTVGVTNGGTGATSLTGYVKGNGSGAMTATTSISGSDVSGNISGNAANVTGTVAVTHGGTGATSLTGYVKGNGSGAMTAAASIPGSDVSGNISGNAANVTGTVAVTNGGTGANTAAGARSNLGLGNVATLNTNSSTSQFLRGDGSWATPPSGGSSATFSNPGAVSANVTLGTGMTDIASFTVASNAIVTITLATTISNVGREIAITDNSNNVITSLWMVGTPTTIDGNVALTAVLPSSGTTTYKLRGFAATTSSVTVSSYTIRKVEF, from the coding sequence ATGAAACTCCAATCGACCCCTTTGCGTGCCGTGCTGGCGCTCACGGGCTTCCTGCCAACCACCGCGGTCCATGCCTTCACCGCCCCCGTGGTGGCCGATACTTTTATCCAATCCAACAATCCCACCTCCACCGGCGGGACGGGCACCCTCCTCAAAGTGATCGCCTCGGGCGGCATCGTTAACAAAACGCTGCTCCGCTTCGACCTGTCCGGGCTGCCCGCCACCCTCACCTCCGCCGACATTGCCAAAGCCACCTTGGTACTGTTCGCCAACAACGCCACCACTTCCGGCCCGCTCGTGGTCGAACCGATCACCAGTTCCTGGAACGAAGCCACGGCGACCTACACCACCGCGCCCACCGTCGGTTCGGCCATCGGCACCACCACCAACCCCTCGACCAATGGCTATGTCACCTTGGACGTGACCGCCGAGGTCGGCAACTGGGTCGATGGCGTCGCCAACGACGGCCTGATGATCGAACCGGGCGCGGCCACCATGGGCGTCACCCTCGACAGCAAGGAAAGCACCGGCACCAGCCACCCGGCTTATATCGAAATCGCCCTGAAAAGCGGCGGTGTGACCAGCGTTGGTGCCACCGCCCCGCTCTCCGCCACCGGCTCCACCACCCCGACCATCGCCCTGACCGGGATCGTGGACGATACCCATGTGTCCGACAGCTTGACCCTCACCGGAGGCAGCATCGATAGCGTCGTGATCGGCGGCAGTGCCCAAGCGGCGGGCCATTTCACCACCTTGACCGCGACCGGCGGCTTCCTCAACGACGTCACCATCGGCAACGCCACCCCGGCGGCGGGCAGTTTCACCAGCCTGACGGCCAGCAGCGGCTTCCTCAACGGCGTCATCATCGGCGGCAGCACCCAAGCGGCCGGCAGCTTTACCACGCTGACCGCGACCGGCGGCTTCCTCAACGGCGTCACCATCGGCGGCAGTACCCAAGCGGCCGGCAGCTTTACCACGCTGACCGCGACCGGCGGCTTCCTCAACGGCGTCACCATCGGCAACGCCACCCCGGCGGCGGGCAGCTTCTCCAGCCTGGGCGTTGGCACCACCACGCCGGATGCCAGCGCCGCGTTGGAGATCGCCTCCACCACCAAGGGTCTCTTGCCCCCGCGCATGACCACTGCCCAGCGTACCGCCATCGCCACCCCGGCCACCGGCCTGGTGGTGTACGACACCGATCTGTCGGCGCTCCAACTCTATAACGGCTCGGCCTGGGCCGGACTCGGCGGCACCAGCGGTGTGACCAGTATCAACGTCAGTTCCCCCCTCACCAAAACCGGCAGCAGTACCGCCCCGACCATCGGCCTCGGCACCGTGGGCGTCACCAACGGCGGCACCGGCGCGACCAGCCTCACCGGCTATGTCAAGGGCAACGGCAGTGGGGCCATGACCGCCACCACCTCAATCTCCGGCTCCGATGTCAGCGGCAACATCTCCGGCAATGCCGCCAATGTCACCGGCACCGTCGCCGTCACCCACGGCGGTACCGGCGCGACCAGCCTCACCGGCTATGTCAAAGGCAACGGCAGCGGGGCCATGACCGCCGCCGCCTCAATCCCCGGCTCCGATGTCAGCGGCAACATCTCCGGCAACGCCGCCAATGTCACCGGCACCGTCGCCGTCACCAACGGCGGTACCGGGGCCAACACGGCGGCGGGAGCCAGGAGCAACCTCGGCCTGGGCAACGTGGCGACCCTGAATACCAATAGCTCGACCTCCCAGTTCCTGCGGGGTGATGGTTCTTGGGCGACACCGCCCAGCGGCGGTTCGTCGGCCACCTTCAGCAACCCCGGCGCCGTCTCGGCCAACGTCACCCTGGGCACCGGCATGACCGATATCGCGAGCTTCACGGTGGCCTCCAACGCCATCGTGACGATCACCTTGGCGACCACCATCAGCAACGTCGGCAGGGAAATCGCCATCACCGACAACAGCAACAACGTCATCACATCGCTCTGGATGGTGGGCACGCCGACCACGATTGACGGCAACGTTGCACTCACCGCGGTGCTGCCCTCATCCGGCACCACGACCTACAAGCTCAGGGGCTTCGCGGCCACCACCTCCAGCGTGACGGTGAGCAGCTACACCATCAGGAAAGTCGAGTTCTAA
- the atpD gene encoding F0F1 ATP synthase subunit beta, whose translation MDDPARPATARPIGHIVQIHGPVVDIECDPPPPLHRALYAVAGPERPVFEVHQHLARTLVRAIALGRTAGLRRGMAVHDSGGPLGVPVAPEVLGRLLDVFGAPLDDGPPLPRQEFRPLLAPPPALHEASPARGLLPTGIKVIDLLCPFARGGKTGLFGGAGVGKTVLIMEFMHAIVALHQGVSVFAGVGERIREGHELWHGMRDAGVLDHAVLVFGQMDQAPGVRFRVALAALAYAEYLRDALGKEVLFLLDNAFRFVQAGSEVSGLLGRMPATVGYQPTLLGEVAELEDRIVSTRNGDITSVQAIYVPADDMTDPAVGAILGHLDTRVILSRAQAARGIYPAVDPLASASTLMDRHILGDRHYAVAEGVREHLARYQELEDVITMLGIEELSEQDRLTVRRARRLQRYLSQPFHGVAGHTGIAGVSVPLERTLADCEGFLRGVYDDTPEEGCYMRGAMGPA comes from the coding sequence ATGGACGACCCCGCCCGACCCGCCACCGCCCGGCCCATCGGCCACATCGTCCAAATCCACGGCCCGGTGGTCGATATCGAATGCGACCCGCCACCGCCGCTCCATCGCGCCCTGTACGCCGTCGCCGGTCCCGAACGCCCGGTGTTCGAGGTCCATCAACACCTCGCCCGGACTTTGGTCCGGGCCATCGCCCTGGGCCGCACCGCGGGACTCCGGCGCGGCATGGCGGTCCACGACAGCGGCGGGCCGCTCGGCGTGCCGGTCGCGCCGGAAGTCCTGGGGCGCTTGCTCGATGTGTTCGGCGCACCCCTGGACGACGGCCCGCCCCTGCCCCGCCAGGAATTCCGTCCGCTCCTCGCCCCGCCGCCCGCCTTGCACGAAGCCAGCCCGGCCCGTGGCCTCCTGCCCACCGGCATCAAGGTGATCGACCTTTTATGCCCGTTCGCGCGGGGCGGCAAAACCGGCTTGTTCGGCGGGGCGGGCGTGGGGAAGACCGTGCTGATCATGGAGTTCATGCACGCCATCGTGGCGCTGCACCAAGGGGTATCGGTGTTCGCGGGCGTGGGCGAGCGCATCCGCGAGGGCCATGAACTTTGGCACGGGATGCGCGATGCCGGGGTGCTGGACCACGCCGTGCTGGTGTTCGGGCAGATGGACCAAGCGCCGGGGGTGCGCTTCCGGGTGGCGCTGGCGGCCCTGGCCTACGCCGAATACCTGCGCGACGCCCTGGGCAAGGAGGTTTTGTTCTTGCTCGACAACGCCTTCCGCTTCGTGCAGGCGGGCAGCGAGGTGTCGGGCTTGCTGGGCCGGATGCCGGCCACGGTGGGCTATCAACCCACCCTCTTGGGCGAGGTCGCCGAATTGGAGGACCGCATCGTCTCCACCCGGAATGGCGATATCACCTCGGTGCAGGCCATCTACGTGCCCGCCGACGACATGACCGACCCCGCCGTCGGGGCCATCCTGGGCCACCTCGACACCCGCGTGATCCTGTCGCGGGCGCAGGCGGCCAGGGGCATCTATCCGGCGGTCGATCCCCTGGCCTCGGCCAGCACGCTGATGGACCGGCACATCCTGGGCGACCGCCATTACGCCGTGGCCGAAGGCGTGCGGGAACACCTGGCCCGCTACCAGGAGTTGGAGGATGTCATCACCATGCTGGGAATCGAGGAATTGTCCGAACAGGACCGGCTGACCGTGCGGCGGGCGCGGCGGCTACAGCGCTATCTCAGCCAGCCGTTCCATGGCGTGGCCGGACATACCGGCATCGCCGGGGTGTCGGTGCCCTTGGAACGGACCTTGGCGGATTGCGAAGGATTTTTACGCGGCGTCTACGACGATACGCCGGAGGAAGGCTGTTATATGCGGGGGGCGATGGGTCCGGCTTGA
- a CDS encoding tyrosine-type recombinase/integrase produces the protein MGIKPSPGLRKRGEVWHIEKIYRGVRIYESTGTGDLEEAERHLRRRIEQIREESIHGTRRPRTFEEAATRFLLENKDQRAIDRAGYALKRIMPHLGRVNLDQIHGKSLEPYIETRRADGVAAGTITREITVVRRILSLASRVWRDEQGRPWLDTPPLLSNAKGAARKPRPITWDEQARLFRELPGYLAEMALFAVNTGCRQEEICAMRWEWECEVSGTDHTVFVLPGEITKNARERIVPLNGVARSIVEARRGKHPEHVFSYGGHRLDRMTNKAWYKAREAAELPSVRVHDLRHTFGMRLRAAGVSFEDRQDLLGHHAGRITTHYSRAEIARLIECVERLCATEGERKPEMALVRRRK, from the coding sequence ATGGGAATCAAACCCTCGCCAGGGCTCCGCAAGCGCGGCGAAGTCTGGCATATCGAAAAGATCTACCGGGGAGTCCGAATTTACGAAAGCACTGGAACAGGCGACCTCGAAGAGGCGGAAAGGCACCTCCGCCGCCGGATCGAGCAAATCCGGGAGGAATCCATCCACGGCACCCGCCGACCCCGTACCTTCGAGGAAGCCGCCACCCGGTTCCTGCTTGAAAACAAGGACCAGCGGGCCATCGACCGGGCCGGATACGCCTTGAAGCGCATCATGCCCCACCTGGGGCGAGTTAACTTGGACCAAATCCACGGGAAAAGCCTGGAACCCTACATCGAAACGAGGCGGGCGGATGGCGTAGCGGCGGGCACAATCACGCGGGAAATCACCGTCGTCCGCCGCATCCTGAGCTTGGCGTCCAGGGTGTGGCGCGACGAACAAGGCCGTCCCTGGCTGGACACCCCTCCGCTGCTGTCCAACGCCAAGGGCGCAGCCAGGAAGCCCAGGCCCATCACCTGGGACGAGCAGGCCCGGCTATTCCGGGAATTGCCCGGCTACCTGGCTGAAATGGCCCTGTTCGCGGTCAACACGGGCTGCCGGCAGGAGGAGATTTGCGCCATGCGGTGGGAATGGGAATGCGAAGTCTCGGGTACCGACCACACCGTGTTCGTGTTGCCGGGCGAGATCACCAAGAACGCGCGGGAACGGATCGTACCGCTCAACGGCGTGGCCCGATCCATCGTCGAGGCGCGGCGCGGGAAGCATCCCGAGCATGTTTTCAGCTACGGGGGACACCGCCTGGACCGCATGACCAACAAGGCGTGGTACAAGGCCAGGGAGGCCGCTGAACTGCCCAGCGTGCGCGTCCACGACCTGCGGCACACCTTCGGGATGCGCCTGCGGGCCGCTGGCGTGTCGTTCGAGGATCGCCAGGATTTGCTGGGCCACCACGCGGGCAGGATCACCACCCACTACAGCCGCGCCGAAATCGCCCGGCTCATCGAGTGCGTGGAAAGGCTGTGCGCCACGGAGGGCGAGAGGAAGCCAGAAATGGCCCTGGTCCGCCGCCGGAAGTGA
- a CDS encoding DUF488 family protein, with protein sequence MAGKTLYTAGYGAGWTPETLDAAMIERGAVLVDIRRLPWSTQSTEWTRSRLLARFGKMRYAHFKSLGNLSRKGDPIALVDADNGIRSLAAILNWPGIDAMVLLCGCRDVHTCHRKVVAELAAERLGDRFALRIEHLEPTLATDPDHHQRGKNRREP encoded by the coding sequence ATGGCCGGGAAAACCCTCTACACCGCCGGTTACGGCGCGGGCTGGACGCCCGAGACGCTCGACGCGGCCATGATCGAGCGCGGTGCCGTGCTGGTCGATATTCGCCGCCTCCCCTGGTCCACCCAATCGACCGAATGGACGCGGAGCAGGCTACTCGCCCGCTTCGGCAAAATGCGCTATGCCCACTTCAAGTCATTGGGCAACCTCAGCCGCAAGGGCGACCCGATAGCCCTGGTCGATGCCGACAACGGGATACGGAGCCTCGCGGCCATCCTCAACTGGCCGGGCATCGACGCCATGGTATTGCTGTGCGGCTGCCGGGACGTGCATACCTGCCACCGCAAAGTGGTCGCCGAACTCGCCGCCGAGCGGTTAGGGGACCGCTTCGCTCTCCGCATCGAACACCTGGAACCCACCTTGGCAACGGACCCGGACCACCATCAACGCGGGAAGAATCGCCGGGAACCATAG